One Streptobacillus ratti genomic region harbors:
- the obgE gene encoding GTPase ObgE, producing MFIDESIITIKSGKGGDGAATFRREKFVQFGGPDGGDGGKGGDVIFIADPNINTLVDFKTVKMFEAEDGQKGSGARCKGASGKNCIIKVPVGTMIRDYETDRLLVDLDIPNEEIVLLKGGDGGRGNIHFKSSIRKAPKIAESGREGMEIKVKLELKLLADVALVGYPSVGKSSFINKVSSANSKVAEYHFTTLKPKLGVVRMSDEESFVIADIPGLIEGAHEGIGLGDRFLKHIQRCKTIVHIVDFSGIEGREPIEDFEKINNELFKFSERLSKKEQIVFANKLDMVFDDKEDKIKEFKNKLIKYGIKEENIIFGSIITGENLKELLSRVWNLVKTTEREIIEEEPDLNSILPDLIKKQDDWIVERLDEDIYELKGQIVDNVLRKYVLLGEDGIIQFLQIMRKLGMEKVLEKHGVVEGDTIIIAGYEFSYVK from the coding sequence ATGTTTATAGATGAAAGTATAATAACAATAAAATCTGGTAAGGGTGGAGATGGTGCCGCCACTTTTCGTCGTGAAAAATTTGTTCAATTTGGAGGGCCTGATGGTGGAGATGGTGGAAAAGGTGGAGATGTAATATTTATCGCTGATCCAAACATCAATACTTTAGTAGATTTTAAAACTGTGAAAATGTTTGAAGCAGAAGATGGACAAAAAGGTTCAGGAGCTAGATGTAAAGGAGCTTCTGGTAAAAATTGTATTATTAAAGTTCCAGTTGGAACTATGATAAGAGATTATGAAACAGATAGACTATTAGTAGATTTAGACATTCCAAATGAAGAAATAGTATTATTAAAAGGTGGAGATGGTGGACGTGGAAATATCCATTTTAAATCATCTATAAGAAAAGCACCTAAGATAGCTGAATCTGGAAGAGAAGGAATGGAAATTAAAGTTAAGTTAGAATTAAAACTTCTAGCTGATGTTGCTTTAGTAGGATATCCAAGTGTAGGTAAGTCAAGTTTCATAAATAAGGTATCATCTGCAAATTCAAAAGTTGCAGAGTATCACTTCACGACCTTAAAACCAAAACTTGGTGTTGTAAGAATGAGTGATGAGGAAAGCTTTGTTATAGCTGATATACCTGGATTAATTGAAGGAGCCCATGAGGGGATAGGACTAGGAGATAGATTTTTAAAGCATATACAAAGATGTAAAACTATAGTTCATATTGTTGATTTTTCAGGTATAGAGGGTAGAGAGCCTATAGAAGATTTTGAGAAGATTAATAATGAATTATTTAAATTTTCAGAAAGACTATCTAAAAAAGAACAGATAGTTTTTGCAAATAAATTAGACATGGTTTTTGATGATAAAGAAGATAAAATTAAAGAATTTAAAAATAAATTAATTAAATATGGTATTAAAGAAGAAAATATAATTTTTGGTTCAATTATTACTGGAGAAAATTTAAAAGAATTACTTTCTCGTGTTTGGAATTTAGTAAAAACAACAGAACGTGAAATAATAGAAGAAGAACCAGATTTAAATTCAATATTACCAGATTTAATTAAGAAACAAGATGATTGGATAGTTGAAAGACTAGATGAAGACATTTACGAACTTAAAGGTCAAATTGTTGATAATGTACTAAGAAAATATGTTCTGTTAGGTGAAGACGGAATAATACAATTTTTACAAATTATGAGAAAATTAGGTATGGAAAAAGTACTTGAAAAGCATGGAGTAGTAGAGGGAGATACAATTATTATTGCAGGATATGAATTTTCTTATGTCAAGTAG